From Bradyrhizobium sp. sBnM-33:
GCCGCAAGCCGGCGCATCTGTTGATGCCCGGACGCAAGCATTGCGGCCGCGTCCGCGTCGCCGAGATCGGTATCGATGCGCATGTGCTTGAGGAGATCCGGCCGCAGACGTTCGAAAATATTCCACAGAGCTGGCAAACATCCTTCCCGGTGCCGGCGATCGACGGCCATAAATACGCCCGTGGCCACGCCGTCGTGCTGTCGGGGGAACTGGCGGCGACCGGCGCGGCGCGGCTGGCGGCGCGTGGGGCGCTGCGGGCAGGGGCCGGCCTCGTCACGGTGGCCTCGCCGCGCGATGCGCTGGCTGTCAATGCCGCGGCGCTGACGGCAGTCATGGTCCGTCCCGTCGATACCGCCGTCGAATTCGGCGACATGCTCAGTGACAAACGGCTTAGCTCCGTCGTGATCGGGCCGGGCGCCGGCATCGGTGCGCGCACGCGCGATTTCGTCCACACGGCGCTTTCGACGAAACGCGGCCTCGTGCTCGACGCTGACGCACTGACGAGTTTTGCCGAAGCGCCGGCGCGGCTGTTTGAGCAGATCAGGGCGAGCGAGGACCCGCAGGTCGTGCTGACCCCCCATGAGGGCGAGTTTCCGCGCCTGTTCAGCGACATGAGCAACAAGCACCCCGGCAGGTCAAAGCTGGAGCGGGTGCGCGATGCCGCCCAGCGCTGCGGCGCCGTGGTGCTGCTGAAGGGGCCAGACACGGTGGTGGCCTCACCCGATGGCCGCGCCAGCATTGCGTCGAACGCGCCGCCCTGGCTCGCGACGGCGGGCGCCGGCGACGTGCTGGCGGGGATCATCGCGGGGCTGCTGGCGCAAGGCGTGCCGGCCTATCAAGCCGCCAGCATCGGCGTCTGGATGCATGGCGAAGCCGCGGGCGAGGCGGGGCCGGGCCTGATCGCGGAGGATTTGCCGGAAGTGCTGCCCGCCGTGTTCCGCCGGCTCTATGACGAGTTCGGGATCGAGTATTAACGGGCGGCTTGATTATAAAAGGTTCGTAGTTTATAAACTACATCTGCTTGAGCTGAAGCAAACAGAAACGTTTCGAAAGTGGCGCCAGCGGCTCAAGGATCACCGCGCCCGTGCGCTGATCGCTTCGCGACTGGATCGGCTGGCTCAGGGGCACGCAGGCGACGCCGAGCCGGTTGGCGAAGGCGTCAGCGAGCTGCGCATCCACTACGGCCCCGGCTACCGTGTCTATTTTCAGAAACGGGAAGCGCGATCATCGTTCTGCTTTGCGGCGGCGACAAGAGCACCCAGGCGAAAGACATCAAAATGGCGAAGCATCTTGCCAAGGCATGGAGTGAATGAGATGGGCGAGAAGCTAACGACTTATGATCCGGCCGAAGACCTGCAGTCCGACGAGGCGATTGCAGTGTTTATGGAGGAAGCCTTCAAGACGGAAGATGCGGGCTATATCGCTCATGCCCTTGGCGTCGTTGCCCGTGCCAAGGGGATGACACAGATTGCCAACGAAACTGGACTGTCACGCGAGCAGCTCTATCGTTCGTTTAGCGCAAACGGAAATCCGACCTTGAAAACGACGATTGCCGTGATGAAGGCGCTGGGAATCGAACTCACCACAAAGCCGCACGTCCAAGAAGACTCGGCGGCATAAGCGGCATAAGATGGGTTGAGCCTTTCGCGAGACCGGTCTTCCTTCGCCGATGGATGGGCGATTGATGGGTATCGCTCCGCTCGTTCGTTGAGCTATGGCGGGACAAGTCGTTCCACCCATCCTACAGGCTACGTCACCAGATACTTCGCCACCGCCGTCTCATTCCATTCCAGCCCAAGACCCGGCCCTCGCGCGGTGACCGTGCCGTCGACGATCTCGGCGGGATGGGCGAGGATCACGCTGGCAAAAATCCAAAAATTCGAGCCAGTGCGCGGTTGGCGTCACCGCCAGCATGTGGGCGCTGGCTTCGGCGAAGAGATGGCTCGACATCGGGATGTTGGCAGCTTCGGCTTGGGCGGCGACCTGCAGCCAGCCGGTGACGCCGCCGCACTTCATCAGATCGGGCATGATGAAGTCGCTGGCACCTAGTGCGATCGCTTCCGCAAAGCCGCGCGGGAACCACCAGTTCTCGCCGGCCTGAATCGGCGTGGCCGAGGTCTCGCGCACTTTTGCGTGTCCAGAGAGGTTTTCCTGCGGCACGGGCTCTTCGATCCAGTGCAAATCATAGGGCGCGAGGCGAGCGATCCGGCGCGCGGCTTCAGCGGGATCTAGCGACTGGTTGAAGTCGATCATCAACGCGATGTCGGGGCCGATGAGGGCGCGCACGCCCTTGACCACGCGCTCGTCATTGGCGGCATCGCCGTCGCCGCCCTTGATCTTGATGCCGCGAAATCCCTGCTCGAGCGAGCGGCGCAGCGCTCTTTCGTCGGCCACGGGATCGACTACGCCATAGCTGTCATAGGCCCTGATCGGTTTTGGCGAACCGCCGAGCAGTTCAACCACTGGCTTGTCGGCCAATTGGCCGAGTGCGTCCCAATAGGCCATGTCGAGGCCGGACACCGCCATGCCGACCAGGCCCCGCCAGCCGAGCAGGCGGAATTTTGCGTCCATCGCTGCCATCAGATCGTAGGGCGCAACTGGCCTGCCGGTGAGTTCGCGTCCGATCTCCTTGATCAGGTGCACCAGCGGCTTCAGCGTCAGCTTGCTGTAGGCGAAAATGTAGGAGTGACCGGTAACGCCCTGATCGGTCTCGACATCAATCAGGACCAGCGGGCCCACATCGATCACACCAAAAGCGTTCTTCACGGGGCGTGCGAGCGGCACGACGAGCGCTCGCGCCTCGACGCTACGGATGGCGGGAACCGACTTGCTCATGGCGTGCTCCTCATTCGACAGCGTACCACCGCACCAGCCGCGGTGCCGCCCAATCGGTGGCGACGGATTCGATCAGCCAGCGGCCGGCATGTTCGGCGGCAAAGGCGATGCGTTGGGTCTGGCCGGGCTCGATCGCCAGCGTATCCAGCCAGAACGGCTTCCAGCCGTCGTCGAGCCGGTCCAGCAGGCGGAAGTGGTGGCCGTGGAGGTGGAAAACGGTGGCGACCGCGGCGCGGTTGGTCAGCGCCAGCACCACGGTGCGGCCTTTCCTGCCGCGGAAGGCGGGCGGGGCACTCACGGCAAAATCGGCTGGCGTCGTCCAGTCGCCGGAAGGTCCGCCCAGCACAACATCGATCCGGGTCGCCCCCTTGAGGTCGAGCCGCTCGGGCAGGCCGTTGGAGGGCAGCGCAGGGGCGGGTGGCAGCGGGGCCGCGCGGACCGGCGGTTCGCTGGAGACGACAAGTTTGCCGATCGTGCGAGCTTCCTTGCCATCATGCAGGAGGATCGCATTGATAGAGCCTGCCGGAGCGGTCAAATCGATGAAGGCATCAACCCGCCCGCCCGGCGCCAGCACCAGCGCGCCATTGCGGGCCTGGAACGGCTCCGATGGCTGGCTGTCGATGGCCATGACCCGAACGTCCAACCCTTCCAGTTTGATAGCCATAACAGAGCGTTGGCAGCCGCTGATGATGCGGAGCCTGATCCGCTCGTTGGTCCGCCCTGAGAGCTTGAGCGAAGTCCGGCCGTTAATCGTATGGAGGGGAACGGTGTCCTTCGGATCGATTCCCGGCGCGATTGCTGTTCCATCGGGCCTTGCCTGCCAATCCTCGATCAGGAGGACCTCGTCGCGGTCGACAGCGATCGGTTCGGTTTCGCGAACGATCAACGGCCGTGCCCGCGTTGGTTGTGCCTGTCGATCGCCAAGCAGCCCGAAGTCGCAGAGGAAGGTCCCGGCGTCGCGCAGGGGAAGCTGCAAGTTGGCCTTGCCACCGCTTGCGAGGGCTGCGCGCGCCGCGAGAGGGGCCTGCGCCGGAATGCCGTCCATACCCCGCCAGTTGAGGACGACCGGCACCGGCAGCTCATTGGCGAAGGCGATCTCGGCCGTCTCGCCACGCTTGAACGTGAGGTCGGGCCCTTGCAGCGACCAGACCGGCGCCGCCGTACCGCCCGGCCGGAGTGCGAGGGTCTCCGGCGTGGCCTGTAACGTCAGCGGAGGACGTGCCTGGGCTGCGCCGGAAACCGGCCATATCGGGGTGAGGGCGGCGGCGCCCAGCCCGGCCAGCAGCTCGCGTCGAGCTAGCGTTAATTTGGGTCTTGCCATCGGACCGATGCGGACCATTTCTGATGTATCCATGCTAGCTGTGACGCCTTGCCCCGGTGCTGTCAAAAAGGGCCATTTTTTTGCTGCGGAGGTGTAGGCTCATGTTATAAGCCCGCCGCCCGCGGCATCGGGCCGGGTAAGGATGCTTTTCACGCGGGCGTGGCGGAACTGGTAGACGCGCTGGATTTAGGTTCCAGTGACGAAAGTTGTGGGGGTTCGAGTCCCTCCGCCCGCACCAAGCGCTCTATCCAAGCGTTTGCATGACGAATACTGGAGGGCCTGCTCCCCGTATGGGGAAGCCAAGGTCATCCGAACCACCGGCGCAGGGCTGCAAGGCTTGCGCGTCGAACCAAATTAGACACTGCCGGGGCTAGTTGGCCCGGCGCAAGCGGAAGAAGATTGCACCATGCAGGTCACCGAAACCCTCGCCGAGGGATTGAAGCACGAGTTCAAGGTCAGCGTTCCCGCATCGGATCTCGATGCCAAGGCGGATGCCAAGCTGGTCGACCTCAAGGACAAGGTGAAGCTCAATGGCTTCCGCCCCGGCAAGGTGCCGGTGAGCCATCTGAAAAAGGTGTATGGCCGCTCAGTGATGGCCGAGACCATCGACCAGACCATCCGCGACACTAACACGCAGATCTTCACCGACCGCGGTTTCCGTCTCGCGACCGAGCCCAAGATCACGTTGCCGACCGAGCAGAAAGAGGTCGAGGAGCTGCTCGCCGGCAAGAGCGATCTGACCTACACGGTGGCGATCGAGGTGGTGCCGACGATTCAGCTCGCCGATTTCAAGACCTTCTCGGTGGAGAAGCCGGTGGTCGAAGTGATCGATGCCGAGGTCGACGAGGCGATCAAGCGCATCGCCGACCAGAACCGTCCCTATGCGGCGAAGGCGGAGGGCGCCAAGGCCGAAACCGGCGATCGCGTCACTATCAATTTCAAGGGGTCTATCGACGGCGTGCCGTTCGACGGCGGCACCGGTGAGGGCATCCAGGTCGTGATCGGCGCCGGACAGTTCATTCCGGGTTTTGAGGAACAGCTCGTCGGCATCGGGGCCGGTGAAACCCGCACGCTGAAAGTGTCGTTCCCGAAGAACTATGCCAGCGAGAAACTTGCCGGCCAGGCGGCCGAGTTCGAGACCACGGCAACCCTGATCGAAGCCCCGGGCGAGACTGAGATCAACGACGAGTTTGCAAAAACGCTCGGCCTGGAATCGCTCGACAAGCTGAAGGAAGCCGCGCGCGAGCGGCTGGTCGCCGAGTTCGCCGGTGCGACGCGCCAGCGCGTCAAGCGCGCGCTGCTCGACCGTCTCGACGACAGCCACAAATTCGAGGCGCCGCCATCGCTGATCGAGGAAGAGTTCAACCTGATGTGGAACTCGATCAAGGCCGAGATGGAATCCTCCGGCAAGACCTTTGCCGACGAGAACACCACCGAGGAAGCCGCGAAGGAAGAGTACAAGAAGATCGCCGACCGTCGCGTCCGGCTTGGCCTCGTGCTGTCGGAGATCGGCGAGAAGAACAAGATTACCGTGACCGACGACGAAGTCAG
This genomic window contains:
- a CDS encoding multicopper oxidase family protein; its protein translation is MDTSEMVRIGPMARPKLTLARRELLAGLGAAALTPIWPVSGAAQARPPLTLQATPETLALRPGGTAAPVWSLQGPDLTFKRGETAEIAFANELPVPVVLNWRGMDGIPAQAPLAARAALASGGKANLQLPLRDAGTFLCDFGLLGDRQAQPTRARPLIVRETEPIAVDRDEVLLIEDWQARPDGTAIAPGIDPKDTVPLHTINGRTSLKLSGRTNERIRLRIISGCQRSVMAIKLEGLDVRVMAIDSQPSEPFQARNGALVLAPGGRVDAFIDLTAPAGSINAILLHDGKEARTIGKLVVSSEPPVRAAPLPPAPALPSNGLPERLDLKGATRIDVVLGGPSGDWTTPADFAVSAPPAFRGRKGRTVVLALTNRAAVATVFHLHGHHFRLLDRLDDGWKPFWLDTLAIEPGQTQRIAFAAEHAGRWLIESVATDWAAPRLVRWYAVE
- a CDS encoding enolase C-terminal domain-like protein, which encodes MSKSVPAIRSVEARALVVPLARPVKNAFGVIDVGPLVLIDVETDQGVTGHSYIFAYSKLTLKPLVHLIKEIGRELTGRPVAPYDLMAAMDAKFRLLGWRGLVGMAVSGLDMAYWDALGQLADKPVVELLGGSPKPIRAYDSYGVVDPVADERALRRSLEQGFRGIKIKGGDGDAANDERVVKGVRALIGPDIALMIDFNQSLDPAEAARRIARLAPYDLHWIEEPVPQENLSGHAKVRETSATPIQAGENWWFPRGFAEAIALGASDFIMPDLMKCGGVTGWLQVAAQAEAANIPMSSHLFAEASAHMLAVTPTAHWLEFLDFCQRDPRPSRRDRRRHGHRARAGSWAGME
- the tig gene encoding trigger factor; protein product: MQVTETLAEGLKHEFKVSVPASDLDAKADAKLVDLKDKVKLNGFRPGKVPVSHLKKVYGRSVMAETIDQTIRDTNTQIFTDRGFRLATEPKITLPTEQKEVEELLAGKSDLTYTVAIEVVPTIQLADFKTFSVEKPVVEVIDAEVDEAIKRIADQNRPYAAKAEGAKAETGDRVTINFKGSIDGVPFDGGTGEGIQVVIGAGQFIPGFEEQLVGIGAGETRTLKVSFPKNYASEKLAGQAAEFETTATLIEAPGETEINDEFAKTLGLESLDKLKEAARERLVAEFAGATRQRVKRALLDRLDDSHKFEAPPSLIEEEFNLMWNSIKAEMESSGKTFADENTTEEAAKEEYKKIADRRVRLGLVLSEIGEKNKITVTDDEVSRAVIERARSMPGREKEVWDYYRNNANALAQLRAPIYEDKVVDFILELANVTEKKVSREDLFKDDEADEKSAA
- a CDS encoding NAD(P)H-hydrate dehydratase; the encoded protein is MEVLTTTEMERADRLTIAGGTPGFALMMSAGQAVAEAAMNLVEGGPIVVVAGRGNNGGDGFVAAAELAARGREVSIILLCERDSLQGDAALAARGWKYPVLPFNPQAIGKPALIIDALFGAGLNRPVKGDPLEMIEAINANGAPVLAIDLPSGINGTTGAVMGAAINAVETVTFFRRKPAHLLMPGRKHCGRVRVAEIGIDAHVLEEIRPQTFENIPQSWQTSFPVPAIDGHKYARGHAVVLSGELAATGAARLAARGALRAGAGLVTVASPRDALAVNAAALTAVMVRPVDTAVEFGDMLSDKRLSSVVIGPGAGIGARTRDFVHTALSTKRGLVLDADALTSFAEAPARLFEQIRASEDPQVVLTPHEGEFPRLFSDMSNKHPGRSKLERVRDAAQRCGAVVLLKGPDTVVASPDGRASIASNAPPWLATAGAGDVLAGIIAGLLAQGVPAYQAASIGVWMHGEAAGEAGPGLIAEDLPEVLPAVFRRLYDEFGIEY
- a CDS encoding addiction module antidote protein, which produces MGEKLTTYDPAEDLQSDEAIAVFMEEAFKTEDAGYIAHALGVVARAKGMTQIANETGLSREQLYRSFSANGNPTLKTTIAVMKALGIELTTKPHVQEDSAA